In Vigna radiata var. radiata cultivar VC1973A chromosome 3, Vradiata_ver6, whole genome shotgun sequence, the following proteins share a genomic window:
- the LOC106757166 gene encoding uncharacterized protein LOC106757166, with amino-acid sequence MAESMRCSSMISRSKSDQIAMKETLRAQQQLLEKLYAELDEEREASATATSEALDMILRLQGEKAVVKMEASHYKRVAEEKIGHAEASLEAFEELMYQKEMLIVSLEFQVQAYRHKLMSLGCDLSTNEFEFQEDLLLNRSDKRNGENGGQSSTVRRLHSMPAIQFLSSLRAATRERSPSPVLDVIPKIIEEESTDKEVAQSGLDLSRKAVECSGGSGTLDSYLNQIKELNEQVKIISDCAEGEKSANLSSRRGRSYSVLSQASIDQVSQGESTHNGGVANDSPCLHNVYDVYEVPQTSEKHEKWNLDAENRLRKPDSEYQGMVEKPVKLGAAEKRKSMFKVYSEIKTPFPTLMMTGNDHKKEGMNEVYNSQAEFRKLNQRIERLEKERITAKQEITREGNDEEQLRLLKDIQSQLQSIQSEMRDLKSKKAAPKDNLSLASLQEAMLHFWL; translated from the exons ATGGCAGAAAGTATGAGGTGTTCTTCAATGATATCTCGTAGTAAAAGCGATCAAATAGCAATGAAGGAGACACTTCGTGCCCAGCAGCAACTTCTGGAAAAGCTATATGCTGAGTTGGATGAGGAAAGAGAAGCTTCAGCTACTGCAACGAGTGAAGCATTGGACATGATACTGCGTTTGCAGGGAGAGAAGGCTGTGGTGAAGATGGAGGCCAGTCACTACAAGAGAGTGGCAGAAGAGAAGATAGGCCATGCTGAGGCCTCTCTCGAGGCTTTTGAGGAACTTATGTATCAGAAGGAAATGTTAATTGTGTCTCTCGAATTTCAAGTCCAGGCTTATAGACACAAACTTATGAGCTTGGGGTGTGATCTTAGTACTAATGAGTTTGAGTTCCAAGAGGATCTCCTTCTGAATAGAAGTGATAAAAGAAATGGAGAAAATGGGGGTCAGAGTAGCACTGTTAGAAGGCTACATTCAATGCCTGCAATTCAGTTTCTAAGTTCCCTGAGAGCTGCTACCAGGGAAAGATCACCTAGTCCAGTTCTTGATGTGATTCCTAAGATAATAGAGGAGGAGAGTACTGACAAGGAAGTAGCTCAATCGGGCTTGGATTTGTCAAGAAAGGCAGTTGAATGTTCAGGTGGTAGTGGAACTCTTGATTCTTATTTGAACCAGATAAAGGAGTTGAATGAACAAGTGAAGATCATTTCAGATTGTGCTGAAGGAGAAAAGAGTGCAAATTTGAGTAGTAGAAGAGGGAGGTCCTATTCAGTTTTATCCCAGGCTAGCATTGATCAAGTTAGTCAAGGTGAAAGTACACATAATGGAGGAGTTGCTAATGATTCTCCTTGTTTGCATAATGTCTATGATGTATATGAAGTCCCACAAACTAGTGAAAAGCATGAGAAATGGAATTTGGATGCAGAGAACAGATTAAGAAAACCAGATTCTGAATATCAGGGAATGGTTGAAAAACCTGTTAAACTTGGCGCagcagaaaagagaaagagtatGTTTAAAGTGTATAGTGAAATAAAAACTCCTTTTCCTACACTTATGATGACAGGCAATGACCATAAAAAAGAAGGGATGAATGAAGTTTACAATTCTCAAGCTGAGTTTCGTAAGCTGAATCAGAGAATTGAGAGGCTTGAGAAGGAGAGAATTACTGCAAAGCAAGAGATTACCCGTGAAGGGAATGATGAAGAACAGTTGAGACTGTTAAAGGACATACAAAGTCAACTCCAATCAATACAATCAGAGATGAGAGACTTGAAATCCAAAAAAGCTGCTCCTAAGGACAACCTGTCTTTGGCTTCTCTCCAAGAG GCAATGTTGCACTTTTGGCTTTGA
- the LOC106756687 gene encoding uncharacterized protein LOC106756687, with the protein MVQLMKNSGKAETISCGDAKNKNTVKLEIVEDPLEEEHGSLNKRHKPSSQQWSASSDASVSSPSNLNILDEPSPLGLRLRKSPSLLDLIQMKLSQGTAQQNENVSSGVKRESRAATAAADKLKASNFPASLLRIGSWEYKSRYEGDLVAKCYFAKHKLVWEVLEGGLKSKIEIQWSDIAALKAHCPDNGPSTLTVVLARPPLYFRETNPQPRKHTLWQATADFTDGQCSKHRLHFLQCPQGLLAKHFEKLIQCDMRLNFLSQQPEIILESPHFDPQPSAFEDPENSKGHDQLQVSGKGSSASCFQDSGSPVASLSSSLKIEHNDPPGITMDSLPQDSHSPSSVMDCSSIEGSTSSETDSKGPRNRDQIKLPGLRPSMSVSDFIGQIELCLSEQISSGNPPFSDGGAEYKEILEDIAQHLLNDNQVAATSDEKSLMSRVNSLCCLLQKDPVTVQNSHFTEDSSTIEGPDDGKDVKPAEEELRDVSGGKQTLGMSRKDSFSDLLLHLPRIASLPKFLFNISEEDGDSHAS; encoded by the exons ATGGTTCAGCTGATGAAGAATTCTGGAAAGGCCGAAACCATTTCGTGCGGTGATGCGAAGAACAAGAACACCGTCAAGTTGGAGATCGTCGAGGACCCACTGGAAGAAGAGCATGGCTCCCTCAACAAGCGCCACAAACCCTCGTCTCAG CAATGGAGTGCTTCCAGCGATGCTTCTGTCAGTTCTCCTTCCAATCTGAATATTCTCGATGAGCCGAGCCCTTTGGGTTTGCGCCTGAGAAAGAGCCCTTCTCTATTGGATTTGATTCAGATGAAGCTTTCTCAGGGAACTGCGCAGCAAAACGAGAATGTAAGCTCTGGAGTGAAAAGGGAGAGCAGGGCTGCTACTGCTGCTGCTGACAAGCTTAAAGCTTCAAATTTTCCGGCTTCGCTTCTGAGGATTGGTTCATGGGAG TATAAATCAAGATATGAGGGTGACTTGGTTGCGAAGTGTTACTTTGCTAAACATAAACTTGTCTGGGAAGTTCTTGAAGGTGGTCTGAAGAGCAAAATAGAAATCCAATGGTCAGATATCGCTGCACTTAAGGCACATTGTCCTGATAATGGGCCTAGTACATTGACTGTTGTG CTTGCTAGACCGCCTCTTTACTTCAGGGAGACTAATCCTCAGCCTAGAAAGCATACACTATGGCAGGCAACAGCGGATTTTACTGATGGGCAGTGTAGCAAACATAG GTTGCACTTTTTGCAATGTCCACAAGGGCTGTTggcaaaacattttgaaaagcTTATCCAGTGTGACATGCGCCTAAATTTCTTAAGCCAACAGCCTGAGATAATTTTGGAGTCACCACATTTTGACCCACAACCTTCTGCTTTTGAGGACCCAGAAAATTCAAAAGGTCATGATCAGCTTCAAGTCAGTGGTAAAGGATCCTCCGCATCTTGTTTTCAAGACAGTGGATCACCTGTGGCATCTCTGTCATCATCACTTAAGATTGAACACAACGATCCACCTGGAATCACAATGGATAGTCTCCCGCAAGATTCACATTCACCCAGTTCAG TCATGGACTGTAGTTCAATTGAAGGGAGTACAAGCTCTGAAACCGATTCGAAGGGCCCAAGAAATAGGGATCAGATAAAACTTCCTGGACTTCGACCTTCTATGTCAGTTAGTGATTTTATTGGCCAAATTGAACTCTGTCTATCAGAGCAAATATCCTCTGGGAATCCACCGTTCTCTGATGGAGGAGCAGAGTACAAGGAGATCCTGGAAGATATTGCGCAACATCTTCTTAATGACAATCAGGTTGCAGCAACTTCTGATGAAAAGTCACTCATGTCAAGGGTTAATTCTCTCTGCTGTCTTCTGCAGAAGGACCCTGTAACAGTGCAGAATTCTCATTTTACTGAAGATAGTAGTACTATTGAAGGACCTGATGATGGAAAAGATGTCAAGCCTGCCGAGGAGGAATTAAGGGATGTTTCTGGTGGCAAGCAAACACTAGGCATGTCTAGGAAAGACTCGTTTAGTGATTTGCTTCTCCACCTACCTAGAATCGCATCTCTTCCAAAGTTCTTGTTTAACATATCAGAAGAGGATGGCGACAGTCATGCCAGTTAG
- the LOC106757042 gene encoding uncharacterized protein LOC106757042 produces MRTTTTEHTAAHTRRTAVRMRHTAAHTKSCTTMLKHKTGRFGREAVDNEGNNALHLVTLLPPEFKSFSGLSARIQMYIELYWFKDAERATPPGLKSMKNKKGKTPTDVFFDEHKQLSKDIKESAKEIADSGMVVATLVATVAFATALTVPESEFVISLHPSLTFGPELLIIFVATMVVAFVAASFLIFDHTTKWVSYVVIPMGVFPLLVFILFQSKFCDDSYWSKYYRPDPKLSSET; encoded by the exons ATGCGAACAACCACCACCGAACACACTGCTGCACACACGCGCCGCACCGCCGTTCGCATGCGCCACACCGCCGCACACACCAAAAGCTGCACCACCATGCTCAAACACAAGACTGGAAGATTTGGGAGGGA AGCAGTGGACAATGAAGGTAACAACGCTCTACACTTGGTTACGCTTTTGCCCCCTGAATTCAAATCATTCTCAGGTTTAAGTGCAAGAATTCAAATGTACATAGAACTCTATTGGTTCAAG GATGCAGAGAGAGCAACTCCTCCTGGATTAAAGAGTATGAAAAACAAGAAGGGAAAGACACCAACAGATGTATTTTTTGATGAACATAAACAGTTATCCAAAGATATCAAAGAATCTGCTAAAGAAATAGCAGATTCTGGGATGGTTGTGGCAACGCTTGTTGCTACTGTAGCATTTGCAACTGCTCTCACTGTTCCAG AATCTGAATTTGTTATATCACTACATCCCAGCTTGACTTTTGGCCCTGAGTTACTAATAATCTTCGTTGCTACTATGGTTGTGGCTTTCGTTGCAGCATCCTTTCTGATATTTGATCACACAACAAAATGGGTTTCTTATGTAGTGATTCCAATGGGGGTTTTCCCATTGCTTGTGTTTATTCTCTTCCAATCTAAGTTCTGCGACGACTCCTATTGGTCCAAATACTATCGTCCCGATCCCAAACTTAGCAGCGAAACTTAA